Genomic segment of Streptosporangium sp. NBC_01755:
CGGGCTGCCTCCTTGTGCACGGGCAGGACCGCGTCCTCCAGGTCCACAATCAGGCTGTCGGCTCCCCTGTCGAGCGCCTTCGCGAGTTTTTCGGGCTGGTCACCCGGGACATAAAGGGCAGATCGCATCACCATCCGACCTTAGCGGTACCCGAGATGAGGGATTTCGCGATGACCATCCGCTGGATGTCGTTGGTGCCCTCGCCGATGGCCATTGCGGGCGGACGTCTCAGCTCCGACCCCTTGGAGCAGGGGGAAGCCGGGCGTTCCACTCGTCAGAGCGTGGCGCATGAAACCTCCCGTGTGTCCTGCCCCGAGAACATGTCCCGCCCAGGAACGCTACATGTGCTCGGGCACGCGTGTGCCCAAGATCGGGATACTTCGCCGTTGGTTACGAAATACGAAAACAGGGACGCGGCGCCCCTGACCGCGAAGACGACGCGGCGCCCCTGACCGCGAAGACCCGGTGTGAAGGCCAGGGCCGAGCGGAGGCTGTCCGGCGGGACATCCGTGGGGGAGATCCGGGCAGGCGGAGAGGAGGGGGTCCGCCGCCCACCCGGAAACGGTCAGATTACCCCGACAGACATGAGTTTGGCTTGCCTGGGCGCACAGGTGTCGGCCGGATCTCCGAAGATCCGGCGGTCGCGCCGCTTTCGGCGGTTCCGGGGGTTACCCGGACCCATCCCGCCAGACCCCCGGGATCCTCGGTCCGAGAGTCCCGTCAGGGCGGTTCCGAAGGCTTCGGGACGCCCCCAGATCTTCCCGGACCATCCGCCAGACGACCCCCGGGATCCTCCCGTCAGGGCGGTTCCGAAGGCTTCGGGACACCCATCAGATCTTCGGGGACGGCCCTGCCTGGCATCTACCTCCTCTTGCCTCGCCGCAGGACCCGGAAGACGAGCAGGGCGAACGCGGCCACCGCCGCGACCGTCAGGACGGGACGCTTGCCCGCCTCGGTCGCGACCTTCTCCGCCGCGTCCTTGATCTCGACGGGGGTCGCCTCCTTGACCCGGCCGACGATCTCGGGGGCGGTCTCCTTCACCCGCCCGACCATCTCAGGAGCGGCCGTCTTGACCCGCTCCACCATCTCGGTGGCGGTGGTGGCGGTCGCCGCCCCCGCCCTGCGCAGATCTTCGCCCACATGGGCGGCGGTCTCCTGGAAACGGCCCTTCACATCGGTCTTGTGCACCAGTGCCTCCACAGTGTCGCCCAGTTCGCGGCGGGCGTCCTCGATGTCCCGCCGCACGGTTTCCGCATCGTTCTCGTCTTTTGTGATGATCTTTCCGGTCTTCGTCTCGCCGACACCGGTGCCGGCGGTGTTGACGGTCTTGCCGTACGGGGTGGCGCCGGCGACCGCGCTCTCCGGGAGCCGGGGCGTGTCGTCGCGCTCGGACTCCGGAACACCTAGATCCTCGCCGGGCGTGCCGTACGGCTGCTTCGGCGGGATGTTCAGCGACTCCCTCTCATCCGGCGTTATGGGAGCACCGACCCTTTTTCTTCGGGATCCGGTGATTCCGGCCTCGGCCGGGGGGCGGTCGGAGCCGCCCGGGTCTGTCTCAGTCATCGGTGGGCCCTCTCCCTCACCGCGTAGATGTCGTCCCTGACGCTCTCGATGGTCCGCGCGGGAGTCGGCGGGGACGCCTCGGCGACCTGGTGCTTGCCGAAGAACCCGAGTGCGCCGGCCACGGCCAGCAGCACCACGCCCACGACCGCCGCGGCCAACCAGGCGGGCATCACGTACGCGAGAAGCAGGATCACCGCGGCGACCAGAGATCCCGCCCCGAACAGGGCCACGACTCCCGCCCCGCCGAACAGTCCCACGCCGATTCCCGCATGCCTGCCCTTTTTGGTCAGTTCCGCCTTGGCCAGGCGGAGCTCGTCCCTGACCAGACGCGAGACCTGCTCCGACATCTGCCGGATCAGCTCGGATGTCGGCAGTGACTCCTTGGTATTGACCATGGACTGCCTCCTCCCCTACAGGAAAGGACGCCTACCCTGTCCCGCCACGGCAAACATCCGTACGGCGGCGGTGCTCACGGGAGCCTCAGGGGCAACACCGTGCCACGTCACGGGCCGGCCCACCAGCACGACCTGCCGGCACGACCCACGGCGACCACGGAAACCGAAGAAGATGTCCGGCATCCTGACCGGCCGCGGTGTCCCGCCTGCCATCCGAGGGCCGGCCGGAGCGACAGCGCCGACGTGCCGGACACGTCGATCACGTCTCACGGCCGGGACTACGCCATGATCATAGGGAGGCCCGCGTGTCCGAGTGGTGGAAAAGTAAAGCTACGGGCAAAGATGAGCCTCTTGAGATACTGCGTGGCACGATGAGCACGATTAGGAAGGCGGCACGCTAGAGATGGCACAGATCGTCGGCGGCGGAAGCCCGGTCAACGACGCCGAGCGACGGGTCATCGCACACCTGCGAGACAGCGCCCCGCAAGACTGGCTGCTACTGCACAACATCGAGGTGCCCCGCGGCGACGACACCTTCGAGGTGGACTTGATCGTCCTGACAGGCCACTCGCTCTGCGTCATCGACGTCAAGGGCACCCGGGGCAGGATCGAGGTCGCGGGGAACCGCTGGTTCCCGCTGCGGCGGGAGGCGTTCGGCTCCCCTGTCACCAAGCTGCGCGGCAACGGGCGCGCGCTCAAGGGCCTGCTCACCCAGGAGCGGCGCGAGCTGGACCGGGTCTACGTCGACAGCCTCGTGGTTCTCACCGGGGCCGACGCGGAGCTGGTCGACCCGGCCGGCCGCGACTCACGCCACGTCACCGACCTGGCCGGGCTTGTCGGCACGCTGAGTGACGCCTCCCGCGTCAGACGCGGCCACACCACGGATACCGCGCCGTACGGCACCGCGATCATCGAGGCGCTCAACGGGAGCGTGCGACGTTCCACGGCGCCGCCGCGTTTCGGCAGCTGGGAGGTGGAGGAGCAGCTGGGCGGCGACAACCGGGTCACCGAGTATCGCGCGATCAACGCGACGGTCCCCGGCAGCGAGACGGTCCTGCTACGCGTCTACCGGGCCGACCCGCTGGCGGAGGAGGAACCGCGAGCGGCCGAACGACGGCTGATCACCAACGCCTACCAGGCCCTCACCAGGATCCCGGCGCACCCGTGCGTGGTGCGTGCCCGTGACTTCTTCGCCATCGACGACGAGAGCCGGTTCGTGCTGGTCCTCGACGACGTGCACGGCCAGGCGCTGCACCTGCACCTCACCGCCTCCCCCCGCACGCTCTCCACCGCCGCCCGGCTGGACGTGGTGGAGGACATGCTGCTGGGCCTGGCCCATGTCCACGCCAACAACGTGATCCACCGGGCGCTCAGTCCCGCTTGCGTGCTGGTGACGGAGGACGGCCGGGCGATGCTCACCGGGTTCGACTACGCCAAGCCGGGCCCCCGTGCGCACACCGTTGCCAACGAGCTGCCCAACGTGCTCGACACCCACTACGCGGCCCCCGAGTGCCAGGCCATGCCCGAGCGGATGACCGCCGCCTCCGACGTGTACGCGGCCGGGGTGATCGCCTTCCAGCTGCTGACCGGGGAGCTCCCCCCGGCCAATCCCGACGCCGAACCCGCCCCCGGTGAGGCGTCCGCCGAGATCATGGACCTGCTCCGGCGGATGCGTGACCACGCGACGCACAAGCGCCCCGATGCCGCCGAGGCCCTGGCCGACCTGCGGCGGGCGCGGCGTCCCCGCCCGCCGGCCCTCTCCCCGCCGGCTTCCGGCGTACCGGCCCTCCCTCTCCAGGACCCCGGTACGGCGAACACCGGCGTGGCGGTTCCCGAACGCCCGGAGAGGCACGGGCCGGGACACCACCCGCGAGACGCCCACGCGCCCGCGTGGAACGGAGATGAGCACGAGGAGAGCCTGCCTGACAGGAACGTACCGGGACAGAAGCCGCTACTCGCCAGGCTCAGGGGGAGATTCCGGCGTATCACCGGAAAACAGCCGTGAAGGCGAACCCAACCTGAACGCGGCTCAGGAGTCGACGAAGTCGTCGGGGACCATCACCCGCAGGCCGTTGGGGACGGTGCGGATCGTGATGGGGGTCATCAGACGGACCTCACCGTCGATGTCGGCGGCCAGCGGCGGGTCGGTCTCCAGGTGCATCTCCCGCCCTATGACGAAGGGACCTCCCGCGAGGCTGCGCCAGCGGCCGCTGCCGGCCCGGATCATGGTCTCTACCAGCAGGCGCAGGCGCTTGCCCGAGCCGAGCTGGTAGGCGACCAGACGACCGTTGTCGATGCTGATGTCCTTGGCGACCTGCCAGCCGCCGTGGAAGCGGCCGTTGGCGATGTTGAGCTGGTGGGTGAGCAGTTCGTGGCGGCGGCCGTCCACGGTGAGGAAAGCCCGGAACGGCTGGTGACCCGGGAGGATCATCAGGGCCGTGAGCGAGTAGGCCGCGCGGCCGAGGAGACGTTTCACCCCGTGCCTGACCTTGCCCGCCACCTCCACCGAGACCCCGAAGCTGGCCAGGTTGGCGAACTCCCGGTCTCCGGCGATGCCCAGGTCGATGTCCGCGACCTTGCCGGTGCGCAGCACCCGGACGGCTCCGGCGAGGTCGAGGGGGACGCCAAGGCTGCGGACGAAGTTGTTGGTGGTGCCCAGGGGCAGCACGCCGAGGGCGACGTCACGGTGGGCGACGTGTTTGACGGCGGAGCTGAGCGTGCCGTCGCCACCGCCCACGACGAGCAGGTCGGGGCCCGTGGCCAGGGCCTCCTCGATGATGGCGCGCAGACGCCTGGGATCTTCCACGGGGAAGAAGCGGATCGATCCGAACCTCTCGGCCCGCAGTGCGCGGACCACCTCCGGGTAGTGGCGCCGGCCTCGGCGCGAGCGCGTGTTGACGACCACGCAGACCCTGCCCTCGGTCCTGATGGCCTCGGTGTGCTCGGCCTTGCTTCGGAGCTCTCCCACGCTGTTCCCATCCGATCGGGTGCCTGCCCGTTCAAATGGTATGGCCCCGCCATCGGTGACAGCGGGGCCATATCCTGGGGGGTTTACTTCTTGGGCGGGGTGACCTGCACGATCGCGCCGAGGTTACCCGGCAGCGGGGTGATGAGCTTGAGCTTCACACTCAGCGCCTTGCCCTCGTCGCCGGGGTTGCCGGAGCCGAGGACGTGGCCGCCGCCCATGTCGATGCCGTACGCCTGGGTGGCCGGGCTGCCGTCGGGGTTGACGACCCGGGTGCTGTACATCTGGTCGCCCGCCGACGGGATGACCGTCGAGGCGTCGGCGTCGCGGAGAAGCAGGCTGTCGCCGCGCGCCTCGAAGCCGGGGTACCAGGTCTTGGCGTCGGTGAACTCCGAGACCCCCTTCAGCCCGTCCACCTTGGTGCAGTACGCGCTGAAGGGCTCGTCGAGTCCCTCGATGCACTCGGTGAAGGGGTAGGTCTTGGCGAAGGAGAAGGCGGCGTTCGAGGACTGCACGCGACCGCTCATGTTCTTGAGGGCGAAGTCGTCGGCGTGCCAGCCGCGCGGAGTGTAGGCGGCATCGGTGTTGTAGGCCAGGCGGAGCTTGATCGCCTTACCGGCGAACGGGGCGAGGTCGACGTAGTCGTGCCGCCAGCCGTCGGTGTTGCCGGTCAGGCCGTACCTCTTGTTGCCGAACGCGACGAGGTTCCCGTTGGGGTCGGTGTAGTCATCGTCGGTGGAGACCAGGGCGCCGCCCTCGGTGTAGACCCTCTGCTGAGCCCAGGTCGTGCCGCCGTCGACGGAGACCTCGACGAAACCGTAGTCCCAGTCCTCTTCGATCTCGTAGTTGTTCCAGAGCCAGAACTTCAGATCGGTCCCGGCCGGCACCTGGACGTCACGGGCGATCTTGACGTTGGCCCACTCCTGGTCGAAGTTGGACCACAGCGTGCTGGTGCCGCTGGT
This window contains:
- a CDS encoding DUF3618 domain-containing protein, yielding MTETDPGGSDRPPAEAGITGSRRKRVGAPITPDERESLNIPPKQPYGTPGEDLGVPESERDDTPRLPESAVAGATPYGKTVNTAGTGVGETKTGKIITKDENDAETVRRDIEDARRELGDTVEALVHKTDVKGRFQETAAHVGEDLRRAGAATATTATEMVERVKTAAPEMVGRVKETAPEIVGRVKEATPVEIKDAAEKVATEAGKRPVLTVAAVAAFALLVFRVLRRGKRR
- a CDS encoding phage holin family protein — translated: MVNTKESLPTSELIRQMSEQVSRLVRDELRLAKAELTKKGRHAGIGVGLFGGAGVVALFGAGSLVAAVILLLAYVMPAWLAAAVVGVVLLAVAGALGFFGKHQVAEASPPTPARTIESVRDDIYAVRERAHR
- the mads6 gene encoding methylation-associated defense system protein kinase MAD6 yields the protein MAQIVGGGSPVNDAERRVIAHLRDSAPQDWLLLHNIEVPRGDDTFEVDLIVLTGHSLCVIDVKGTRGRIEVAGNRWFPLRREAFGSPVTKLRGNGRALKGLLTQERRELDRVYVDSLVVLTGADAELVDPAGRDSRHVTDLAGLVGTLSDASRVRRGHTTDTAPYGTAIIEALNGSVRRSTAPPRFGSWEVEEQLGGDNRVTEYRAINATVPGSETVLLRVYRADPLAEEEPRAAERRLITNAYQALTRIPAHPCVVRARDFFAIDDESRFVLVLDDVHGQALHLHLTASPRTLSTAARLDVVEDMLLGLAHVHANNVIHRALSPACVLVTEDGRAMLTGFDYAKPGPRAHTVANELPNVLDTHYAAPECQAMPERMTAASDVYAAGVIAFQLLTGELPPANPDAEPAPGEASAEIMDLLRRMRDHATHKRPDAAEALADLRRARRPRPPALSPPASGVPALPLQDPGTANTGVAVPERPERHGPGHHPRDAHAPAWNGDEHEESLPDRNVPGQKPLLARLRGRFRRITGKQP
- a CDS encoding diacylglycerol/lipid kinase family protein; protein product: MGELRSKAEHTEAIRTEGRVCVVVNTRSRRGRRHYPEVVRALRAERFGSIRFFPVEDPRRLRAIIEEALATGPDLLVVGGGDGTLSSAVKHVAHRDVALGVLPLGTTNNFVRSLGVPLDLAGAVRVLRTGKVADIDLGIAGDREFANLASFGVSVEVAGKVRHGVKRLLGRAAYSLTALMILPGHQPFRAFLTVDGRRHELLTHQLNIANGRFHGGWQVAKDISIDNGRLVAYQLGSGKRLRLLVETMIRAGSGRWRSLAGGPFVIGREMHLETDPPLAADIDGEVRLMTPITIRTVPNGLRVMVPDDFVDS